The DNA sequence TCAACCAGAAAATCACCGTCGAAATCTTTCCCAATCCGGATGATTTTGCCGTGCGTACGTTTGGTATGCCGGCAATTTCAGGTTATCTGGGAGTCTGTTTCGGCAAAGTTATTACCGCCAACAGTCCCGCTTCGCAGGCCAATCACCCTGCTAACTGGCAGTCTGTGCTCTGGCATGAGTTCTGCCATGTCGTCACCCTGGAACTCACCCACAATAAAATGCCCCGCTGGATCAGCGAGGGTATCTCAGTGTATGAAGAACGTCAGAAGAATGCGTACTGGGGCGAGACCATGACTCCCCAGTATCGCGAAATGATCCTGCAGGGAGAAACCACGCCCATCAGTCAGCTGAGTAGCGCATTCATGAACCCCAAAAGTAGTCTGCATATTCAGTTTGCATATTACCAGTCATCCATGGTCGTGGAATACCTGGTCAGGAACTTCGGTCTGGAAACCGTACGTGAGATTCTGGGTGACCTGCAGGCGGGCATCCCCATCAATGTTGCTATCGAACGTCGCACAAAGATACTGGGAGAACTGGAAGAAGAGTACGCAGTCTGGCTGAAACAGCAGGCACTCGATTTCGCTCCCCGAGCAGACTGGTCCGAACAGGACCTGCGACCGCTACTCAATGACGATACCAAACGCTTCGATGACTGGATTCGGGAACATCCTGACCATTTCCGAGGTCTGATGGCCTATGCAACGATTCTTTCAGAAGAAAACCGCATAGTTGAACTCGAAACCATCCTTAAAAAACTGGTGGAAATCTATCCTGAATATACCGGAGCAGATAACGCTGCCCAACAACTGGCTCAACTCTACCAGAATCAGAAACGTTTCGCAGAGGAACAACAGATTCTGGAAGAGCATGCCCGTATCAATCCTGACGCATTGGGAGTCTATCAGAGATTGATTGAGCTTTATCAGCAGCAGGAAGACTGGTCTGCCGTTTATCAGACTGCCCGTCTGGCCCATGCAGTGAATCCTCTGAATCAGAATTCACAACTCTCACTTGCCATCGCCTGCACCAGACTGGACCGGCGGCAGGAAGCTATCCAGGCCTACCGGGCGATTCTGGCATTAGATCCCCATAATAAAGCTGAAATACACTACCAGATAGCCCGTCTGCTGAAATCAGAGAACCAGCAGCAGGCAAAACGACACACGCTGATCGCGCTAGAACAGGCTCCCCGTTTTCGGGCTGCCCACCTTTTACTCCTGGAATTGACAACAGATAACACCACCCCACGCTCGCAACGGAACTGACATGTAAATACAGAGGCTCGGGAGGAGCCTGCCATGAACAAAACCCTGATTTCACTGGCAGCCGCAGGCATCATACTGATCGTCGCCACGATCTGTATTGGACAGTACCGCTCCCGCAGCCCCATGGACCGGAATGGTGTTCCGGAATGGAAAGTTGATCCCGAGTTCCAGCACGACGTCTTCACATTCGTCCGCATCCGCTACAACTCACACCGGGGCTGGCGCCGCTGGGCTACCGATTATCCAGACAGTGATCTGAACTTCTCCTACCGTCTACAGCAATTAACTTCGCTGAAGGTCGATCCCGAAGGTCGAATCCTCGAACTGACGGACGAGGAGCTTTTCAATTACCCGTTTATCTATCTAATCGAGCCCGGCTCCCTTGAATTTACGGAAGAAGAAGTCACCGCCCTGCGACGTTACCTGACCAACGGTGGCTTCATGATGGTGGATGATTTCTGGGGAGAAGCCGAGTGGGACAATTTTGCCTGGGAAATGAAACGTGTTTTTCCGGACCGCGAACTGGTCGACATCCCTCTTGAGCATCCCATATTCCATTGTGTGTATGACCTCAAAGAAAAACCGCAAGTCCCCAGTATTGGCGTCGCCCAGTGGGGACGCTCTGAAGGAATTACCTGGGAACGGGAAGATGCCCGGGAAGTGCATTATCGCGGCCTGTTCGACGATAGCGGCCGATTGATGGCGGTTGTCTGTCACAATACCGATCTGGGTGATGGCTGGGAACGGGAAGGGGAGGACAAATGGTACTTCCGTGAGTTCTCTGA is a window from the Gimesia benthica genome containing:
- a CDS encoding DUF4159 domain-containing protein; translation: MNKTLISLAAAGIILIVATICIGQYRSRSPMDRNGVPEWKVDPEFQHDVFTFVRIRYNSHRGWRRWATDYPDSDLNFSYRLQQLTSLKVDPEGRILELTDEELFNYPFIYLIEPGSLEFTEEEVTALRRYLTNGGFMMVDDFWGEAEWDNFAWEMKRVFPDRELVDIPLEHPIFHCVYDLKEKPQVPSIGVAQWGRSEGITWEREDAREVHYRGLFDDSGRLMAVVCHNTDLGDGWEREGEDKWYFREFSEKKAYPLGINIVFYAMTH